In a genomic window of Nocardiopsis mwathae:
- a CDS encoding JmjC domain-containing protein has translation MTDRLFTETLRAALGDDLLSARLSSDVIRTDLGADTVRSLLTFADLDEILRTRELEPPRLRLHKRGRPVPADRYTEPGEASGSARSVIRPEDLYRQLREGASLVLDGVDRLHPPVRAAADDLMRLVHERAQANLYLIWGDSHGFDTHWDDHDTFVVQLAGTKSWQVHGQGSRRNPMKVDADHSHTPPDGVVWEGVLRPGQVLHVPRGWWHTVRGTGDVSMHLTFGFTRATGVDWARALLDRLHESEFARRDLPRFATPDERRKHHHELVRGLAELAEDLDVDAFLRERDARFPRRRSFSLAWAVDGAVPAPDTRVEFVPLLAPHLERDGSSVTATVAGRRYRLPAVAEPVLARLAEDRELSAADLAERSGTPMPITAEILRALVRHHLVLLR, from the coding sequence GTGACCGACCGCCTGTTCACCGAGACGCTGCGCGCCGCCCTCGGCGACGACCTGCTCTCCGCCCGGCTCTCGTCGGACGTCATCCGCACCGACCTGGGGGCCGACACCGTGCGCTCCCTGCTCACCTTCGCCGACCTCGACGAGATCCTGCGCACCCGGGAACTCGAACCACCCCGGCTGCGGCTGCACAAGCGGGGGCGGCCGGTCCCCGCCGACCGCTACACCGAGCCCGGCGAGGCGTCCGGCAGCGCCCGCTCGGTCATCCGGCCCGAGGACCTCTACCGGCAGCTGCGCGAGGGCGCCAGTCTGGTGCTGGACGGGGTCGACCGGCTGCACCCGCCCGTCCGGGCCGCCGCCGACGACCTCATGCGCCTCGTGCACGAGCGCGCCCAGGCCAACCTGTACTTGATCTGGGGCGACTCCCACGGGTTCGACACCCACTGGGACGACCACGACACCTTCGTCGTGCAGCTCGCCGGGACCAAGTCCTGGCAGGTCCACGGCCAGGGCAGCCGCCGCAACCCGATGAAGGTCGACGCCGACCACTCCCACACCCCGCCCGACGGCGTGGTGTGGGAGGGGGTGCTGCGCCCCGGGCAGGTGCTGCACGTGCCGCGCGGATGGTGGCACACGGTCCGCGGCACCGGCGACGTCAGCATGCACCTGACGTTCGGGTTCACCCGCGCCACCGGCGTCGACTGGGCCCGCGCGCTGCTGGACCGGCTGCACGAATCGGAGTTCGCGCGCCGCGACCTACCGCGGTTCGCCACGCCCGACGAACGGCGCAAACACCACCACGAGCTGGTCCGGGGCCTGGCCGAGCTAGCCGAGGACCTCGACGTCGACGCCTTCCTGCGGGAGCGCGACGCCCGCTTCCCGCGCCGCCGCTCCTTCTCCCTGGCCTGGGCGGTGGACGGCGCCGTGCCCGCCCCCGACACCCGCGTGGAGTTCGTCCCCCTGCTCGCCCCGCACCTGGAGCGCGACGGGTCGAGCGTGACCGCCACGGTCGCCGGCCGCCGCTACCGCCTGCCCGCCGTGGCCGAACCCGTCCTTGCCCGCCTCGCCGAGGACCGCGAGCTGTCGGCCGCCGACCTGGCCGAACGCTCCGGCACCCCGATGCCCATCACCGCCGAGATCCTGCGCGCCCTGGTCCGCCACCACCTCGTGCTGCTGCGGTGA
- a CDS encoding prolyl oligopeptidase family serine peptidase, which yields MVSTASPRQGLARAPGRGDLVSVVDTLHGRPVADPYRWLEDPDSPATRGWLADRSREFARATATWPMRDRLARQIRRLVATELWSPPVHRGGLAFTTRRDADADHPRLVTIRDGRERVVFDPAVHDPSGRTTLDAWEPSPDGRLVAVQTSTGGTERGALRVLSADSGLPVEEPIRGVRYSQVAWLPAPHHAAFYYVRRDSRGGRPGVWLHRVLAVPRVPDILVHSTAGPCAVPGVRLVRGRWLLLTENHGTGHRTDLWIADLSGGRARAPRLRPVHVGEDIDSEADVGPDGRLYLRTTLQAPRRRICAADPRDPAPERWREIVPEDPGATLDAFTVTGTPDALELLVTRNLLGISELTAHDAHDGRRLRRVELPGEGMVTRLEADAAPDTAYFCYADVATQQKVLVLDHGARRPRPWTVPAPDDTAQRPASTTRSGPSPRTPVPIGRSRGSRPRRRTIRCRSADGTSVPVTLFSARPFDEPGPTILHAYGGFGRARRFGFSATVLSWLLAGGRYAVAHVRGGGDAGQDWHMRGARRNKIRSVQDLVAAADTLVDCGYCSRGQLCLSGGSAGGLLVLAAATMRPDLCAAVIASAPLADMARFEQLGLGRLWTREFGTTADPVDFAALMSYSPYHRALRSHGCRYPAVLLTGFHGDTRTDAAHPRKMCAALSAATSPDRPVLLRYERDVGHGPRAVTSAIELAADAHAFAAARTGLSPRIRSV from the coding sequence ATGGTGAGCACGGCGTCACCCCGTCAGGGCCTCGCCAGGGCGCCGGGGCGGGGCGACCTCGTGTCGGTCGTGGACACCCTGCACGGACGGCCCGTCGCCGACCCCTACCGGTGGCTGGAGGACCCCGACTCCCCCGCCACCCGCGGGTGGCTCGCCGACCGGTCCCGGGAGTTCGCACGCGCCACCGCCACGTGGCCGATGCGCGATCGCCTGGCCCGGCAGATCCGCCGCCTGGTCGCCACCGAACTGTGGTCCCCGCCCGTCCACCGGGGCGGCCTCGCCTTCACCACCCGCCGCGACGCCGACGCCGACCACCCCCGCCTCGTCACGATCCGCGACGGGCGGGAGCGCGTGGTCTTCGACCCGGCCGTCCACGACCCCAGCGGCCGGACCACTCTGGACGCCTGGGAGCCCAGCCCCGACGGCCGCCTGGTGGCCGTCCAGACCTCCACCGGCGGCACCGAGCGCGGCGCGCTGCGCGTCCTGTCCGCCGACAGCGGGCTGCCCGTCGAGGAACCGATCCGCGGCGTGCGCTACTCCCAGGTGGCCTGGCTGCCCGCCCCCCACCACGCCGCCTTCTACTACGTGCGCCGCGACTCCCGCGGCGGCCGCCCCGGCGTGTGGCTGCACCGCGTCCTGGCCGTGCCGCGCGTCCCCGACATCCTCGTCCACTCCACCGCCGGCCCGTGCGCCGTCCCCGGCGTGCGGCTGGTGAGGGGCAGGTGGCTGCTGCTCACCGAGAACCACGGCACCGGGCACCGCACCGACCTGTGGATCGCCGACCTCTCCGGCGGCCGCGCACGGGCACCGCGGCTGCGGCCGGTCCACGTGGGTGAGGACATCGACTCCGAGGCCGACGTCGGCCCCGACGGCCGCCTCTATCTGCGCACCACGCTCCAGGCCCCGCGCCGCCGTATCTGCGCCGCCGACCCCCGCGACCCCGCCCCCGAGCGGTGGCGCGAGATCGTCCCCGAGGACCCCGGTGCGACCCTGGACGCGTTCACCGTGACCGGCACACCGGACGCCCTCGAACTCCTGGTCACCCGCAACCTCCTGGGCATCAGCGAGCTCACCGCCCACGACGCGCACGACGGCCGCCGCCTGCGCCGCGTCGAGCTGCCCGGGGAGGGGATGGTGACCCGGCTGGAGGCCGACGCCGCCCCCGACACCGCCTACTTCTGCTACGCCGACGTCGCCACCCAGCAGAAGGTGCTGGTGCTCGACCACGGGGCGCGCCGCCCCCGGCCCTGGACCGTCCCCGCGCCGGACGACACCGCGCAGCGCCCGGCCTCGACCACCCGTTCCGGGCCTTCCCCGCGCACGCCCGTCCCGATCGGCCGCAGCCGCGGCAGCCGCCCCCGCCGCCGCACCATCCGGTGCCGCTCGGCCGACGGCACGAGCGTCCCCGTCACCCTCTTCTCCGCCCGCCCCTTCGACGAGCCCGGCCCCACGATCCTGCACGCCTACGGCGGCTTCGGCCGCGCCCGCCGGTTCGGGTTCAGCGCGACCGTGCTGTCCTGGCTGCTGGCCGGGGGCCGCTACGCCGTCGCCCACGTGCGCGGCGGCGGCGACGCCGGGCAGGACTGGCACATGCGCGGCGCGCGGCGCAACAAGATCCGCTCCGTCCAGGACCTCGTCGCCGCGGCCGACACGCTCGTCGACTGCGGGTACTGCTCGCGCGGGCAGCTGTGCCTGTCGGGCGGCTCGGCCGGCGGGCTGCTCGTCCTCGCCGCCGCCACCATGCGCCCCGACCTGTGCGCGGCCGTCATCGCCTCGGCACCGCTGGCCGACATGGCCCGCTTCGAGCAGCTGGGGCTCGGACGGCTGTGGACCCGGGAGTTCGGCACCACGGCCGACCCCGTCGACTTCGCCGCACTGATGTCCTACTCCCCCTACCACCGGGCGCTGCGCAGCCACGGCTGCCGCTACCCGGCCGTGCTGCTCACCGGCTTCCACGGCGACACCCGGACCGACGCCGCACACCCGCGCAAGATGTGCGCGGCGCTGAGCGCCGCCACCTCCCCCGACCGCCCTGTGCTGCTCCGCTACGAGCGCGACGTCGGGCACGGACCGCGCGCGGTGACCAGCGCCATCGAACTCGCGGCCGACGCGCACGCGTTCGCGGCCGCGCGAACGGGGTTGTCCCCGCGGATCCGATCCGTGTGA